Below is a window of Polyodon spathula isolate WHYD16114869_AA chromosome 42, ASM1765450v1, whole genome shotgun sequence DNA.
CCCAAACTTAcaaaatcacatatcagaaatcaaccaatcacagtgtgGTATTTGCCAAAAAGAGagggggaagaggagagaggacagagagagggggagaggagagggggaggagattTATATAATACTGAGGtacagagaaagaagagaagggaggagaaaGGAGATGAAAGATTACTCATCTGATCCATTTATAATAACCCTTGTGCCGTAGCTTTCCAAACCAGTCCTGGGGGGCATTATTCCACTACCGGGTTAACAGGTAAACTGAGCTGATGAACTAATTTCGAGACTGGGGTCTAACTGcttcaaaacaaacaattcagAGCGTTGAGTGTGTTTGCGAGTCTCTCTCTTCACTAGACGAGTTGAGTGTGTTTGCGAGTCTCTCTTCACTAGACGAGCTGAGTGTGTTTGCGAGTCTCTCTCTCCACTAGACGAGTTGAGTGTTTGTGAGTCTCTCTCCACTAGATGAGTCGAGTGTGTTTGCGAGTCTCTCTCTTCACTAGACGAGCTGAGTGTGTTTGCGAGTCTCTCTCTCCACTAGACGAGTTGAGTGTTTGTGAGTCTCTCTCCACTAGATGAGTCGAGTGTGTTTGCGAGTCTCTCTCTTCACTAGACGAGTTGAGTGTGTTTGCGAGTCTCTCTTCACTAGACGAGTTGAGTGTTTGTGAGTCTCTTCACTAGACGAGTTGAGTGTGTTTGCGAGTCTCTCTTCACTAGACGAGTTGAGTGTTTGTGAGTCTCTTCACTAGACGAGTTGagtgtgtttgtctctctcttCACTAGACAAGTTGAGTGTGTTTGCGAGTCTCTGCCTCCACGGTTCGCAGTAGTTAGTCAGTAGCTGCAGGGCCTGGCCCATATGCGTGAGCGAGCGAGGGCTCGACCCACCCGGGGCCAAGTCACGACAAACAGAGCAagcaaataaatcaaatcaataaataaaacagaaaactagAATTCAAAACCAAATAGTTGATACTGAACACAGATTAAAAACTGATGCAATTTACACACAAGGGATTTGTACTTTGTGTACTACCCTTTGCAGTAAGCGCGACAGCCCGTTTAACACTGAATGAAAACGCAGAGGAATTAGCGTGGGGGGAAAATGTGACTTCTATTGTGCGCTATAAGGGCTCTTTCCAAAACATCAACTGCTACAAATTCTGTGCGTAACAAATCACACCTGTGTAGTTTaagcaaagggggggggggggtggttaacGAACTGGATGTCGTGGGCGAACAAATCACACCTGTGTTTAACTGAaagcaaagggggggggggggggggggggggggggggggggtgggtgtagtaaacaaactggactgtcaggGAGGCCTAGCACGATATTGTAGCATCAAACTGAACAgtattgtggggctctgtctgtctgtctgtctgtctgtctgcagctttaatgaaactcaactcttttcagagtgtagcaaacaaacacagaccccaagaagaagggattatactgTATCAAAGTTAACCAGCGCAGTTCTTTATGAACTACCTGTAATATCACAAGATCTactggagacagagagagagggagacagagagagagtgtgcccccccgtcccccccgtccTCCACACGCCTTTTGGCTTGCAATTCCccaaatcaacacaaaaaaaaacagctactcAAGCCGCCCTGTCCAGGATCGCCATTAACATCCCCACACAGTGGAAAATACCTCTATAGGAATTAACGCAGGACCGGGCGACACTAaccattgaaaagaaaaacaacaacagagacacacgcacacgcacacgcacacgcacacgcaacaCAGCGCACGAACACACAATTTCACACACGCACTTATAATTTCAGAAGTTAGTCAGCCATgtttacaacaacaacacaacaacactcGCGTAAAAACTGGTACACGACTTCATCTAAAAAAACGGTTTTTTGCCAACGTCATTAATAACGGTGTTGTTGgtatattgcttttaaaataataatcaataataataataaaaaataatgaaacaataataataataaataataataataataataataataataataataataataatgttactgaTCTACTTTATATCCACACgcaaacatttaaactgaaacGAGGcactccctccgtccctcccggCTCTCGCCTCACGCTGCTTTCCCCGAACAAACAGCCCACTCGCGACTTCTACAcggcttgtttgtttgtttgtttgtttgttaaatatcTATGTAAATACAGATATTATTTTCTGCCCGCAGTTGGGAGGATCTCACCTCTTCCGAAGCGGCGtcctggtctctctctctctctctctctcctcgagTCGGCCGGGGGttagttttattttggggggggtaCAGACAGTCTTTGTTGTTGCTGGCCTGCGTGCGGGTGAATTTTTCCAGGCGTTGGGAAGGGATTCGGGATCCCGGGAGCGGGGAGAAGGAAACGGGCCCTGGCGAGGGGAGGGCACGGGGGCGTGTCCTCCTCCCTCGAGGGGGAGGGGTTTCGGTGCCGATGAAAGGGAAAGGGGCGTGGTTTCGGGTCGCTCTGTTTCTCATTGAGTTTGATTGCAAAGGGGCGGGGTTAACTTGAGCCCCATTGGGTCGCGTTGTAAAAGGGGGCGGGGTTACAGTCAGCGTCTCGTGGGGGAAATTCTCTGgaattttcgttttttttttttttttgaattggaACTGGTGACGCGTTCGCCGCCATCTTGAGTAGGTCAAACCCGGGGCTTTATCGCAGGGAGAGGTGCCTCTCAGGGCCATTTTGAGAAGGGGTTACTGTAGAAtaaacagtatatacagtatatacgcGAATCTGTCGTCGACTCCCGTTCACAAGACTGTAGGCATAAGTTAATCTTTTCagtcagaattaaaaaaaaaaaaaaaaaaaactacgactTCCCTTTATCATTGGGGtctatgaggagaaacagcctggctttatcATTGGGGTCTATGGGATGAAAACAGCCTGGCTTTATCATTGGAGtctatgaggagaaacagcctggctttatcATTGGGGtctatgaggagaaacagcctggctttaacattggggtctatgagggagaaacagcctggctttatcATTGGGGTCTATGAGGATGAAAAACAGCCTGGCTTTATCATTGGGGtctatgaggagaaacagcctggctttatcATTGGGGTCTATGAGGAtgagaaacagcctggctttatcATTGGGGtctatgaggagaaacagcctggctttatcATTGGGGTCTATGGGAtgagaaacagcctggctttatcATTGGGGTCTATGAGAtgagaaacagcctggctttatcATTGGGGTCTATGGGAtgagaaacagcctggctttatcATTGGGGtctatgaggagaaacagcctggctttatcATTGGGGTCTATGGGAtgagaaacagcctggctttatcATTGGGGtctatgaggagaaacagcctggctttaacattggggtctatgagatgagaaacagcctggctttatcATTGGGGtctatgaggagaaacagcctggctttatcATTGGGGTCTATGAGAtgagaaacagcctggctttaacattggggtctatgaggagaaacagcctggctttatcATTGGGGtctatgaggagaaacagcctggctttatcATTGGGGTCGATGAGGAGAAAACTGgctttaacataaataaaaatgaaaactacaacATCAACAAACACTGAAAGTAACTTTAAtatgaaacataataataataagtgcagATATAGATGTAAAAACAAACTTACATTATAGCAGAATTTCAAATTTTCTTTCTAAAGTACCATATGGATAATGAATATAAACGTagatataatatacatatatatatatattatttcatttttcttataaAGTATCTGCTGTGTACACCTGATTTagcaaaaattcaaaaaatattaataataactcaTAGTAAAAATTGCGCAATTAAAATCGTGAAACTATCATCTAATAATCTACAAACGAAACGATTTTCAATCAAATCTGATCGAATTGAAACGTGCAGGCAGACAGTGCCTCAACCATGtttacacagatatatatataatatatatatattatatatatatagatatagcctggctatatcatatatatagatatatatagaaacagcctggctttaacattggggtctatgaacaagctcaggtgtgtcttattattaaactctatagtgaaagcaggactggatcacactgctgtgcagatgggagtctgattattaaatcAACAAACAGTGAAAGCAGGAAACATGGATCATACTGCTGTGCAGATAtagagtctgattattaaactcctagtgaaagcaggactggatcaactgctgtgcagcgggagtctgattataaactcctagtgaaatggatcacaccgctgtgcagcgggagtattattaaactcctagtaaagcaggactggatcacactgctgtgcagcgggagtctgattattaaactctagtgaaagcaggactggatcacaccgctgtgcagcgggagtctgattattaaactcctagtgaaagcaggactggatcacaccgctgtgcagcgggagtctgattattaaactcctagtgaaagcaggactggatcacactgctgtgcagcgggagtctgattattaaactcctagtgaaagcaggactggatcacactgctgtgcagcggaagtctgattattaaactcctagtgaaagcaggactggatcacactgctgtgcaacgggagtctgattcccagccctgtgatGATAACCAGCATGATTATTACTGCAGGGATGGGAAgtggactcctattgcacagcagtgtgatccagtccaggttttactagcagcttgatcagcccccagtgtgtctagctaacaagctcctagtgattattaaactcctagtgaaagcaggactggatcacactgctgtgcagcgggattCTCGTTCAGATCAGACGGGTAACGTCACAGCCTCGTCCTGGGCTCAGTCCTGGCAGTTCTTGCAGGCTGGGCTGGGCAGGCCGTACGCCAGGCAGTCCGGTCCGATACACTGGCAGCAGCCGCTGTGAAACCAGCGGGACCGAGGGGCTCCCACTGACTCGCAACCACGCAGGCAACCACGCAGAGACAGGCAGTCGTGGAAGAAGAGCACAGAACACTCTGCACTCGCGTTAGTGGGAGGCGGGGCCACAGGATCTGGAGGGGATGGGAGGGGGAGACAAAGAGAAAGTAGCGGGTGAGGAAACTGCAGCGCTTGTCCGCCATCTTGGCTCCGTTGGCTCCATTATTATCAATGGAGGCAGGCTCCGTATGGGAGCCAAAATGGCGCCAGTTTCATGGGCGCCTATATTTTATGCGCCATCGTGTTTAAGGAAATGCAAGAAACCTCACCCACTGACCGAGAATTGGAGACAGACTGTATGCGAGAGCCAAAACGGCGCCAGTTTCAAATAAGGCTCaatatatacagagcatcaaaagaaacactACTATTAcagcacatttattttcgaaaaaaaatgtGTAAGGTTTATAAATGATGGATGTTGATAAAATGTCGCTCAATCATTAACCCTTAACCCTGACACGCTAGAGTGACTGAAGCATTTAATCAGTGAGACAGCTGGACGGGACCCTGGGTAGGGAGCAGTCTCtgctgctgaattgcaagcttgagtaaaagcaataaagaaaaagcaGATTTCAAACCCAGCGAGACGGTAgaaccagacacactctgccaATGACagaaccgggagaccaagagtcacaacacccgCCCGAGAcggacagatcattctgcagcgtCTTCGTGATGTCAGCTGTCAATCAGCACAGTAAAAAGTCACCTCGTCTGCTCTGAAACAGACCTTGTCAtttttttcgatcacatctagtgaattttatccaaatataagtgatgcttttcttttgatgctcagtgtacgTCCATTAGAAATCGCAGGAAACTACACTCACTGATCGCCATCTTGGCTCCAGCTGGTCCATAGCTTAGCATGGGAGACAGCCCCCTGTACTGGAGCCAAAATGGCGTCAGTTTCCTTTCGACAGACCTACCTCTGTTTGCCCCCAGCAGCATGTGTGTCTGCTGCTGGCTACTGTGGTGATCTAACTCCTGGGAGAGAGGCACCGATTGGACGGTCCAGGCAGCCTGGAAATCCGATAGGCTAGCCAGAGCGCTGAAGAGGGAAGGCGAGGGGCTGGGGTGGTCGTGGGCGGAGCTCCGCGATGATGCGGGCAGGAAGGGGgaagaggggtgagctgccttgcACAGACCTGGAAGGAGGGAGAAGAGGAATGGGAGAGGGAGGTAAAGGACACGACATTAAACAGATGCTTGAAATCTCGCCTAAGCAGTCAGGCTCCCGTTccgcagtgtgatccagtcctgctttcactaggagtttaataataagacacacctgagcttgttagctagacacactgggggctgatcaaaacctggactggatcacaccacgGTCACGTGACGTAAGATTTATGCTGCTAACAGTTTCTGCTCTCTTGCTGTTTGACCAGCCGAGTGCTCAGTGCTGCCCCCAGTAGTCAGGTAGAGTCGCGTAACAGGCAAGCAGAGTCACATGACTCTCGTCCCCCGCACAGCTGTCTGATCCAGTCAGTCAGTCCTCTTGATGCAAAGCGGAGAGCAGGATGAGGCAGTTCTGTTAGAATCTTAAGCAAGGTTAAATCCTGCCGAAGACgacagtgaacacaaacaaagccaTTGAGATgcaaactaacacacacacacactaacacacacacaaaaacacacacacaaacacaacactaccccaaccccccccccccccacacacacacacccacacacaacacacacacacacacacacaagttttacGTCCGGTTCACCGTTCATAGATCACGTGCAAAAATGCCTCCTCTGACCACAGttttgaatttaattaaaaatgtcctGACGTCTCTTGAAGAAGCCCAGTCCAGTCCGGGAGATCACTGGACCGTTTTTTAGTCCCATGCGAATAGTTCTTATGCTGCCTTTTCCATTTTTAGGTGCAGTACCCCACTCACCCACACAATGGCAGCACTGATCCCACACGGCTCCCAGGCACAGCTGGCACTCCTCGCAGCAAGGGCACCGTGTCCCATTGACACGGCACTGACACAGCTCCTGGGAACATGAGGGACGAGCAGCCAgtcagagagggggaggaggagagagaggaggaggagccagagagagagaggaggagagaggagagagagagagagagagagagagagagagagaggagagagagagcttcTCCTACTCGAGTCTGGAAGGAGGAGAGCTCTCTCCAGTCAGAAAGAGGAGGAGCCAGACAGGAGAGAAAGTCTCCTCGAGAGGAGTGTTCTCCCTCTCTCTACTcggtcagtctctctctctcttcctcggTCGGTCAGCTctcagagaggaggagagaggaggagccagtcagagagagaggaggaggagctcagTCGGTCGGGAGTCAGTCCTCCTAGGAGGTCAGGAGAGTCCAAGTCTCTCTCCTCATCACGTCAGTCCTCGGTCTatctctcctcctctccaggaggagagagagaggaggagccagtcagagagagaggaggaggagagcaggagagcGGTCAGTTCTCCTCAGGAGgaggtggagagaggagaggcgagGTCAGAGCGATGAGGAGGAGAGAGCCAGTCAGAGAGAGCgaggaggcagaggaggaggGAGTGGAGGGGAGCCCTCCTCAGAGAGAGCcaggtcagagagagaggaggggtagGAGAGAGTCGGAGGAGGGAGCCAGTCTCTCTCTCAGAGAGGGAGTCCggagtaggagagagagagagaggaggaggaggagagagaggaggaggagagagagagagagagagaggagagagagagaggaggagccagagagagagagagagagagagagagaggagccagagagagagagagagaggaggagagagccagtcagagagagaggaggaggagagagtgcagagagagagaggaggagagagaggaggaggagagagagagagagagagagagagagaggagaggagaggaggagagagagaggaggaggagagtcagtcagagagagaggaggagccagtcagagagagaggaggaggagagagtgagagagaggaggaggaggagagagaggaggaggagccagagagagagagaggaggaggagagagagccagagagagagagaggaggagacagacagagagagaggaggaggagacagacagacagagagagagagggagagagagtgacaGAGCAGAggcgaggaggaggagaaagctgaggcgagagaggtcAGTGACGAGGAGTGACTAAGGAGTCAGTCAGAACTAGTGAGGAGAGCTCCTCAGAGgtaggagagagaaagagagagaggagggagcaagagagaaagaggaggggagacagtgagagagagaccagagagagagagggagagagagtgacaGAGCACGATAAAGAACAGCTAGGAGAGATCTGTAGAGAAAGATTCCAGCACAGTTAATAGGACAACAACATCAtaagacacacagagagacatcgagacaaaaaaacacactgaaacagacagagagaaacacactctgacacgtgtgtgtgtgtattttatatatatatatatataatacacacacacagctcacctgTAAAAAGCACTTGCTGACATCACTCGCACACAGAGCTTTGTTGCAGCCAATCGCGTTCGAGGTCGCGACGCAGGTCACGACCACCACCAGCAATACGATTGGCCGAAACATCTTCGCCGAGTCTGAAAAATAAAAGCAGGACGTCATCTCATTATTACTCCACAGGATCACGGGAAACCAAGCGATTACAAACCAGCGAATGCAACCATAGCCGCAAGGCATGCTGGGAAAGAACCGCCAACATCCTTCgggaaaggaggaggaggaggaatgcAGAGACCCCTGATCAATCCGTGGTCATGGAAACGACGTATTGGTTGGGTTTATCAGGTCTGGGTATCGCATTGATCACAATAGGGTTTGTTAAGACGATGACAGTGGCCTGCGAGATGGGAATTGAGGGAatcgttgtaaagcacagagaggtctggtaaagcatagggaagcattgtaaagcacagagaggtctggtaaagcatagggaagcattgtaaagcacagagaggtctggtaaagcatagggaagcattgtaaagcacagagaggtctggtaaagcatagggaagcattgtaaagcacagagaggtctggtaaaagcatagggaagcattgtaaagcacagagaggtctggtaaagcacagagaggtctggtaagcatagggaagcattgtaaagcacagagaggtctggtaaagcatagggaagcattgtaaagcacagagaggtctggtaaagcataggga
It encodes the following:
- the LOC121305315 gene encoding twisted gastrulation protein homolog 1-like; translation: MFRPIVLLVVVVTCVATSNAIGCNKALCASDVSKCFLQELCQCRVNGTRCPCCEECQLCLGAVWDQCCHCVGLCKAAHPSSPFLPASSRSSAHDHPSPSPSLFSALASLSDFQAAWTVQSVPLSQELDHHSSQQQTHMLLGANRDPVAPPPTNASAECSVLFFHDCLSLRGCLRGCESVGAPRSRWFHSGCCQCIGPDCLAYGLPSPACKNCQD